One region of Hoeflea sp. 108 genomic DNA includes:
- a CDS encoding ABC transporter ATP-binding protein, whose product MSDLLHVEDLRVQFPTRSGTVQAVRGVTFSLGQERLGIVGESGSGKSQTGRAIMGLTPEHAHISAKRLEFSGINLLKASAGERRALRGKRVAMILQDPKYSLDPVMTIGRQIVETLKTHERVSTSEARYKALDMLAAVQIRDPKRVFDLYPHEVSGGMGQRAMIAMMLIAGPELLIADEPTSALDVTVQLDILRILDRLVIDRGMGLVFISHDLRLVSTFCDRVIVMYAGKIVEELKASELSQAQHPYTQGLLNCMPRIGANRHPLPVLDRKPEWML is encoded by the coding sequence ATGAGCGACCTGCTCCACGTCGAGGACCTGCGCGTCCAATTCCCCACCCGCTCCGGCACTGTACAGGCGGTGCGCGGCGTCACCTTCTCGCTCGGCCAGGAACGCCTGGGCATCGTCGGCGAGTCGGGTTCCGGCAAGTCGCAGACCGGCCGCGCCATCATGGGGCTCACGCCCGAGCATGCCCATATCTCGGCCAAGCGGCTGGAGTTCAGCGGCATCAATCTGCTCAAGGCCTCGGCCGGCGAGCGGCGGGCGCTGCGCGGCAAGCGCGTCGCCATGATCCTGCAGGACCCGAAATATTCGCTCGATCCGGTCATGACCATCGGCCGCCAGATCGTCGAAACGCTGAAGACACATGAGCGGGTCTCGACGTCGGAGGCGCGCTACAAGGCGCTCGACATGCTGGCTGCGGTCCAGATCCGCGATCCCAAGCGTGTCTTCGATCTCTATCCGCACGAAGTCTCAGGCGGCATGGGCCAGCGCGCCATGATCGCCATGATGCTGATCGCCGGCCCTGAACTTCTGATCGCCGATGAGCCGACCTCGGCGCTCGACGTCACCGTCCAGCTCGACATTCTGCGCATCCTCGACCGCCTCGTCATCGACCGCGGTATGGGCCTGGTCTTCATCTCGCACGACCTGCGCCTGGTCTCGACCTTCTGCGACCGCGTCATCGTCATGTATGCCGGCAAGATCGTCGAGGAGCTCAAGGCCTCGGAGCTGTCGCAGGCCCAACACCCCTATACGCAAGGCCTGCTCAACTGCATGCCCAGGATTGGCGCGAACAGGCATCCGCTGCCGGTGCTCGACCGCAAGCCGGAGTGGATGCTGTGA
- a CDS encoding ABC transporter substrate-binding protein, translating to MFIGKMNGHFRLMLAGAALSVMALSAPALAVTPADTLVQAWAIDDTITLDPAESFELSPAEFLGNAYDMLVRLDINDTTKVRPGVAESWTVSDDGLTYTFKLKPGLKFASGNPITAKDVAWSFERVVKLDKSPAFILTQFGLTKDNVTEKAKAADDNTFVFTVDKSYAPSFVLNCLTATVGAVMDSKLVLEHVAPVTPTDDYKFDNDFGNGWLKTGYAGSGPFKIRDWRANEILVLERNDNYYGEKAALARVIYRHVKESATQRLMLEAGDIDVARNLEPGDLEAISKKADLTTTSAPKGTVYYISMNQKNPNLAKPEVRQALKYLVDYDAIGSTLIKGIGEIRQTYQAKGVLGALDSNPFTFDVAKAKELLEKAGLKDGFTVTMDVRNTQPVTGIAESFQQTVGQAGIKLEIIPGDGKQTLTKYRARNHDMYIGQWGMDYWDPNSNAETFTSNPNNADDGTVKTLAWRNAWDVPELTEKTKAALLERDNDKRATMYKELQQAALDTSPFVLVFQQTEVAGLRGNVKNYKLGPNFDSNFVAPVTKE from the coding sequence ATGTTTATCGGAAAAATGAACGGGCACTTCCGTCTGATGCTTGCTGGCGCAGCCCTGTCGGTCATGGCGCTTTCCGCGCCGGCACTGGCCGTCACGCCTGCCGACACGCTGGTCCAGGCCTGGGCCATCGACGACACCATCACGCTCGACCCGGCCGAGTCCTTCGAACTCAGCCCGGCCGAATTCCTTGGCAACGCCTATGACATGCTGGTGCGTCTCGACATCAACGACACCACCAAGGTACGTCCCGGCGTCGCTGAAAGCTGGACCGTCTCCGACGACGGCCTGACCTACACCTTCAAGCTCAAGCCAGGCCTGAAGTTCGCCTCGGGCAACCCGATCACTGCCAAGGACGTCGCCTGGTCGTTCGAGCGCGTCGTCAAGCTCGACAAGAGCCCGGCCTTCATTCTCACCCAGTTCGGCCTGACCAAGGACAACGTCACCGAAAAGGCCAAGGCCGCCGACGACAACACCTTCGTCTTCACCGTCGACAAGTCCTACGCGCCGTCCTTCGTGCTGAACTGCCTGACCGCCACCGTCGGCGCCGTCATGGACAGCAAGCTGGTGCTCGAGCACGTCGCTCCGGTCACGCCGACCGACGACTACAAGTTCGACAACGACTTCGGCAACGGCTGGCTGAAGACCGGCTATGCCGGCTCGGGTCCGTTCAAGATCCGCGACTGGCGCGCCAACGAGATCCTCGTCCTCGAACGCAACGACAACTATTACGGCGAAAAGGCAGCCCTTGCCCGCGTCATCTATCGTCACGTCAAGGAAAGCGCGACGCAGCGCCTGATGCTTGAGGCCGGCGACATCGACGTGGCCCGCAATCTCGAGCCGGGCGATCTCGAAGCCATCTCCAAGAAGGCCGACCTGACCACCACCAGCGCGCCCAAGGGCACGGTCTACTACATCAGCATGAACCAGAAGAACCCGAACCTGGCGAAGCCCGAAGTGCGCCAAGCGTTGAAGTATCTGGTCGACTACGACGCCATTGGTTCGACCCTGATCAAGGGCATCGGCGAGATCCGCCAGACCTACCAGGCCAAGGGCGTGCTCGGCGCACTCGACTCCAACCCCTTCACATTCGACGTCGCCAAGGCCAAGGAACTGCTCGAAAAGGCAGGGCTGAAGGACGGCTTCACCGTCACCATGGACGTACGCAACACCCAACCGGTGACCGGCATCGCCGAGTCCTTCCAGCAGACCGTCGGCCAGGCCGGCATCAAGCTCGAGATCATCCCCGGCGACGGCAAGCAGACGCTGACCAAGTACCGCGCCCGCAACCACGACATGTATATCGGTCAGTGGGGCATGGATTATTGGGATCCGAACTCCAACGCCGAGACCTTCACCTCCAACCCGAACAATGCCGACGACGGGACGGTGAAGACGCTGGCCTGGCGCAACGCCTGGGACGTGCCGGAGCTGACCGAGAAGACCAAGGCCGCCTTGCTTGAGCGCGACAACGATAAGCGCGCCACGATGTACAAGGAACTGCAGCAGGCAGCCCTCGACACCAGCCCGTTCGTCCTCGTCTTCCAGCAGACCGAGGTCGCCGGCCTGCGCGGCAACGTCAAGAACTACAAGCTCGGGCCGAATTTCGACTCGAATTTCGTCGCTCCCGTGACCAAGGAATGA
- a CDS encoding Glu/Leu/Phe/Val dehydrogenase, with product MTEGSLLDHALVRLDEAAKHLNVDADVIEKLKFARETTKARLMIRMDDGSRKSFLSWRCRYDDTRGPTKGGIRFHPESTADEVEMLAFWMTFKCAVMNLPYGGGKGAVQVDPRKLSKAELERLSRSYIQAFARIIGPDRDIPAPDVYTNSMIMGWMADEYSQIVGQASPAVITGKPLALGGSLGRGDATARGGYYLVRHLADDLGLKGSLRIAVQGFGNAGQHIARLLASDGHKIVAVSDSEGAVQASGGLDIERLFTAKNSGRSVTSTAGHGGHELLDGKALVGVDCDILVPSALENMIHIGNADSVKARIVLELANGPVTSEADAVLEKKGVVVLPDILANAGGVTVSYFEWVQNRQGFYWQIEEIHDRLRAIMEREGRAIWQVSRNKEISVRTAAYVHALGRLAEAIEAHGTQSYFDS from the coding sequence ATGACAGAAGGCAGTCTTCTTGATCATGCACTCGTGCGCCTCGACGAGGCGGCAAAACATCTGAACGTCGATGCAGACGTGATCGAGAAACTGAAGTTTGCCCGCGAGACGACCAAGGCGCGCCTGATGATCCGCATGGACGACGGCTCGCGAAAATCCTTCCTGTCGTGGCGCTGCCGCTATGACGACACCCGTGGACCGACCAAGGGCGGCATCCGCTTCCATCCGGAATCGACCGCCGACGAGGTCGAGATGCTGGCCTTCTGGATGACCTTCAAATGCGCTGTCATGAACCTGCCTTATGGCGGCGGCAAGGGTGCGGTGCAGGTCGACCCGCGCAAGCTGTCGAAGGCGGAGCTCGAGCGCCTGTCCCGTTCCTACATCCAGGCCTTCGCCCGCATCATCGGCCCGGACCGCGACATTCCCGCCCCCGACGTCTACACCAACTCGATGATCATGGGTTGGATGGCCGACGAATACAGCCAGATCGTCGGCCAGGCCTCGCCCGCCGTCATCACCGGCAAGCCGCTGGCGCTGGGCGGTTCGCTTGGCCGCGGCGACGCCACCGCGCGCGGCGGCTACTATCTGGTCCGCCATCTCGCCGACGACCTCGGGCTGAAGGGCAGCTTGCGCATCGCCGTGCAGGGTTTCGGCAATGCCGGCCAGCACATCGCCCGCCTTCTCGCCTCTGACGGCCACAAGATCGTCGCCGTGTCGGATTCGGAAGGTGCGGTGCAGGCGTCCGGCGGGCTCGACATCGAGCGCCTCTTCACGGCCAAGAACAGCGGCCGTTCGGTAACCTCGACTGCTGGCCATGGCGGTCACGAGCTGCTCGACGGCAAGGCGCTGGTTGGCGTCGACTGCGATATCCTGGTGCCCTCGGCGCTGGAGAACATGATCCATATCGGCAACGCCGACAGCGTCAAGGCAAGGATCGTGCTCGAACTCGCCAACGGCCCGGTGACCTCGGAGGCAGATGCCGTCCTGGAGAAGAAGGGCGTCGTGGTGCTGCCCGACATCCTGGCCAATGCCGGGGGTGTGACTGTCTCCTATTTCGAATGGGTGCAGAACCGCCAGGGCTTCTACTGGCAGATCGAGGAGATCCACGACCGCCTGCGCGCCATCATGGAGCGCGAGGGTCGTGCCATCTGGCAGGTTTCCCGCAACAAGGAGATCTCGGTGCGCACGGCTGCCTATGTTCATGCGCTCGGCCGTCTTGCCGAGGCGATCGAGGCGCACGGCACGCAGAGCTACTTCGACAGCTAA
- the rlmN gene encoding 23S rRNA (adenine(2503)-C(2))-methyltransferase RlmN, giving the protein MTVSLDLTTDATRDALRSRIAAPVKESLIGLTREELAEALVTSGVVPERQAKMRVQQLWHWLYVRGVSDFGDMFNISKDLRAELAKHFTIARPEIVEEQISADGTRKWLFRFPPRGAGRPVEIETVYIPEEGRGTLCISSQVGCTLTCSFCHTGTQKLVRNLTAEEILAQLMTARDRLGDFPDRDTPAGAIVPAEGRKVSNIVMMGMGEPLYNFEAVKKALLIASDGDGLALSKRRITLSTSGVVPEIFRTGEEIGVMLAISLHATNDDLRDLLVPINKKYPLADLIDACRKYPGLSNARRITFEYVMLKDVNDSLEDAKALVKLLRGVPAKINLIPFNPWPGTNYQCSDWETIEKFADYINNAGYASPIRTPRGRDILAACGQLKSESERMKKTERLALEAMMIAGHGEA; this is encoded by the coding sequence ATGACCGTTTCGCTCGACCTCACCACCGATGCCACCCGCGACGCGCTGCGCTCCCGAATTGCTGCGCCCGTCAAGGAGTCGCTGATCGGCCTCACCCGCGAGGAACTCGCGGAAGCTCTCGTCACCTCTGGCGTCGTCCCCGAACGCCAGGCCAAGATGCGCGTCCAGCAACTCTGGCACTGGCTCTATGTCCGCGGCGTCTCCGACTTCGGCGACATGTTCAACATCTCCAAGGACCTGCGCGCCGAGCTTGCCAAGCACTTCACCATCGCGCGTCCCGAGATCGTCGAGGAGCAGATTTCCGCCGATGGCACGCGCAAGTGGCTGTTCCGCTTTCCGCCGCGCGGCGCCGGCCGGCCGGTCGAGATCGAGACCGTCTACATTCCCGAGGAAGGCCGCGGCACACTCTGCATCTCCAGCCAGGTCGGCTGCACGCTGACCTGCTCGTTCTGCCACACCGGCACGCAGAAGCTGGTGCGCAACCTGACGGCGGAAGAGATCCTGGCGCAGCTGATGACGGCGCGAGACCGGCTCGGCGATTTCCCCGACCGCGACACCCCCGCTGGCGCCATCGTGCCGGCGGAAGGCCGCAAGGTGTCCAACATCGTCATGATGGGCATGGGCGAGCCGCTCTACAATTTCGAGGCGGTGAAGAAGGCGCTGCTGATCGCCTCCGACGGCGATGGGCTGGCGCTGTCCAAGCGCCGCATCACGCTGTCGACCTCCGGCGTCGTGCCGGAAATCTTCCGCACCGGCGAGGAGATCGGCGTCATGCTGGCGATCTCGCTGCACGCCACCAACGACGATTTGCGCGATCTGCTGGTGCCGATCAATAAAAAGTATCCGCTCGCCGACCTGATCGACGCCTGCCGCAAATATCCCGGCCTGTCGAACGCCCGCCGCATCACCTTCGAATATGTGATGCTGAAGGACGTCAATGACAGCCTCGAGGACGCCAAGGCGCTGGTCAAGCTGCTCAGGGGCGTGCCGGCCAAGATCAACCTGATCCCCTTCAACCCCTGGCCAGGCACCAACTATCAGTGCTCGGACTGGGAGACGATCGAGAAGTTCGCCGACTACATCAACAATGCCGGCTACGCCTCGCCGATCCGCACCCCGCGCGGCCGCGACATCCTTGCCGCCTGCGGCCAGCTCAAGTCGGAATCCGAGCGTATGAAGAAGACCGAGCGCCTGGCGCTCGAAGCGATGATGATCGCAGGGCACGGCGAGGCGTGA
- a CDS encoding LysE family translocator, with the protein MSFIPDWSTILQFAVATFIIAITPGPDMTLFVGRALSEGRKAGFACMAGAMTGIVIHTTLVALGLSALIVASPQAFMALKIVGAGYLVWLAFQAITKGSAFSPDTTKREPRSVFQNWATGLGINLLNPKIILFFMTFLPQFVSAHDTNAPGKLFFLGGMFIVLSLPVVAPMVIAADKFAGLLKKSPRVTRIVDYLFAGVFSAFALKILTAQAK; encoded by the coding sequence ATGTCCTTCATTCCCGACTGGTCGACCATTCTTCAGTTTGCGGTCGCCACCTTCATCATCGCCATCACGCCCGGCCCCGACATGACCTTGTTCGTCGGGCGCGCGCTGTCGGAAGGCCGCAAGGCGGGCTTTGCCTGCATGGCAGGCGCTATGACCGGCATCGTCATCCACACGACGCTGGTGGCGCTCGGCCTGTCGGCGCTGATCGTCGCCTCGCCGCAGGCCTTCATGGCGCTGAAGATCGTCGGCGCCGGCTATCTGGTATGGCTTGCCTTCCAGGCCATCACCAAGGGCTCGGCGTTTTCGCCTGACACCACCAAGCGCGAGCCGCGCTCGGTGTTCCAGAACTGGGCGACGGGCCTCGGCATCAACCTGCTCAACCCGAAGATCATCCTGTTCTTCATGACCTTCCTGCCGCAGTTCGTTTCGGCCCACGACACCAATGCGCCGGGCAAGCTATTCTTTCTCGGAGGCATGTTCATCGTGCTGTCGCTGCCGGTCGTGGCGCCGATGGTGATCGCCGCAGACAAGTTCGCCGGCCTGCTCAAGAAGAGCCCGCGGGTGACACGCATCGTCGACTATCTCTTCGCTGGCGTGTTCTCGGCCTTTGCGCTGAAGATCCTTACGGCGCAGGCGAAGTAG
- a CDS encoding GNAT family N-acetyltransferase, which translates to MRIIDGTATHLDAAASIWARATAARDGDDKPATLEEARPVIARVLGPGALLLIAETASGRAAAFAAIAPIPGEPDTAELHYLGVDPDHWGDGAGRELLSALTERLDGRCFREVRLSVYADNQRAVRLYERMGWHASGTPVPNLRTGRLEQRYALSLV; encoded by the coding sequence ATGAGGATCATCGACGGCACAGCTACCCATCTCGACGCCGCGGCATCGATCTGGGCGCGCGCCACCGCTGCGCGCGACGGAGACGACAAGCCGGCGACGCTTGAGGAGGCGCGGCCGGTGATAGCGAGAGTGCTGGGTCCAGGCGCTCTGCTTTTGATTGCCGAGACCGCGTCTGGCCGGGCAGCAGCCTTTGCCGCCATCGCCCCGATCCCCGGCGAACCTGATACCGCAGAGCTGCACTATCTCGGTGTCGATCCTGACCACTGGGGCGATGGTGCCGGCCGCGAACTCCTGTCCGCACTGACGGAACGGCTGGACGGAAGATGTTTTCGCGAGGTCCGGCTCTCGGTCTATGCTGACAACCAGCGCGCCGTGAGGCTCTACGAACGCATGGGCTGGCATGCTTCGGGCACGCCCGTGCCAAATCTCCGCACCGGCCGCCTCGAGCAGCGCTACGCTCTGTCCCTGGTTTGA
- a CDS encoding ABC transporter permease: MLKAVASFLVIVGTTYLGLLAVTFFIGRVVPIDPVLAIVGDRAPAHVVERTRIEMGFNLPYYQQFYLYVKGVLSGDFGTSVLTTNPVMADIRRVFPATMELATLGTIIGAAVGIPLGVLAAVKRDSLADQIVRIIGLIGYSVPIFWLGLLALLVFYARLGWTAGPGRIDVVFEYTFTPITGFFLLDAMLNRDWTAFKDIFAHIILPASLLGYFSLAYISRMTRSFMLNELSQEYIVAARAKGLSERRIIWGHALRNAAVPLVTVIALSYAGLLEGSVLTETVFAWPGLGLYITNSLQNADMNAVLGGTIVIGSVFIGINLLSDLLYRMLDPRTRIR; this comes from the coding sequence ATTCTCAAGGCGGTCGCCAGTTTCCTGGTGATCGTTGGCACCACCTATCTCGGTCTTCTCGCCGTGACCTTCTTCATCGGCCGCGTCGTGCCCATCGATCCCGTGCTCGCCATCGTCGGCGACCGCGCGCCGGCGCATGTCGTCGAGCGCACGCGCATCGAGATGGGTTTCAACCTGCCCTACTACCAGCAGTTCTATCTCTACGTGAAAGGCGTGCTGTCAGGGGATTTCGGCACTTCGGTGCTGACCACAAATCCCGTCATGGCCGACATCCGCCGCGTCTTTCCGGCAACGATGGAACTCGCCACCCTCGGCACGATCATCGGTGCTGCCGTCGGCATTCCGCTCGGCGTGCTGGCCGCGGTCAAGCGCGACAGCCTCGCCGACCAGATCGTCCGCATCATCGGCCTCATCGGCTATTCGGTGCCGATCTTCTGGCTCGGCCTCCTGGCGCTGTTGGTGTTCTACGCGCGCCTCGGCTGGACTGCCGGCCCCGGCCGCATCGACGTGGTGTTCGAATACACCTTCACCCCGATCACCGGCTTCTTCCTGCTCGACGCGATGCTCAATCGCGACTGGACCGCCTTCAAGGATATCTTCGCCCACATCATCCTGCCGGCCTCGCTGCTTGGCTATTTCTCGCTCGCTTATATCAGCCGCATGACGCGCTCCTTCATGCTGAACGAGCTGAGCCAGGAGTACATCGTCGCAGCGCGCGCCAAGGGCCTGTCCGAGCGCCGCATCATCTGGGGCCACGCGCTGCGCAACGCCGCCGTGCCGCTGGTGACAGTCATTGCGCTTTCTTATGCCGGCCTGCTCGAAGGCTCGGTGCTGACCGAGACGGTCTTCGCCTGGCCCGGCCTAGGCCTCTACATCACCAACTCGCTGCAGAATGCCGACATGAACGCGGTGCTCGGCGGCACTATCGTCATCGGTTCGGTCTTCATCGGCATCAACCTGCTGTCGGACCTGCTCTACCGCATGCTCGACCCGAGGACGCGCATCCGATGA
- a CDS encoding DUF1294 domain-containing protein, whose translation MSNILHIALVVLGVNLAAFIAFWRDKRLACAGARRIPEKTLLWLAFVGGSVGAVAAQHLFRHKTRKEPFRSRLYAIVALHAIAVTALAIWLVAPQWVEGLMSLSRGPEVS comes from the coding sequence ATGAGCAACATCCTTCACATCGCCCTGGTGGTGCTCGGCGTCAACCTTGCTGCCTTCATCGCGTTTTGGCGCGACAAGCGGCTGGCCTGCGCGGGCGCGCGCCGCATTCCCGAAAAGACTTTGCTGTGGCTTGCCTTCGTCGGCGGCAGCGTGGGAGCGGTGGCAGCGCAGCACCTGTTTCGTCACAAGACTCGCAAGGAGCCGTTCCGCTCGCGGCTCTACGCCATCGTCGCTCTGCACGCGATCGCCGTCACGGCGCTGGCAATCTGGCTGGTCGCGCCGCAATGGGTCGAGGGTCTGATGTCGCTGTCGCGTGGGCCGGAGGTCTCTTGA
- the nikC gene encoding nickel transporter permease, which translates to MSDTAMTRREWLLTDRPQSRTQARLGRAYLTWQRFAANKLALIGMLMIFGLLFVAAFAPLLAPYSPYIGDLKNARLLPPSSTYWLGTDDQGRDILSRLIYGSRLTLQVVVLVAVIAAPIGLLVGTVAGYAGGWVDAVLMRITDIFLAFPKLVLALAFVAALGPGIGNAIIAIALTSWPPYARIARAETLTVRNSDYIAAVKLMGASPMRIVLRHIMPLCISSLIVRVTLDMAGIILTAAGLGFLGLGAQPPLPEWGAMIASGRRFILDQWWVAAAPGAAILIVSLGFNLLGDGLRDALDPRSSGQ; encoded by the coding sequence ATGAGTGACACCGCTATGACCCGCCGCGAATGGCTTCTCACCGACCGGCCGCAATCGCGGACGCAAGCCCGACTTGGCCGCGCCTATCTCACCTGGCAGCGCTTTGCGGCCAACAAGCTGGCTCTCATCGGCATGCTGATGATCTTCGGCCTGCTGTTCGTGGCGGCCTTCGCGCCGCTGCTGGCGCCCTATTCGCCCTACATCGGCGACCTCAAGAACGCCCGCCTGCTGCCACCGAGCTCTACCTACTGGCTCGGCACCGACGACCAGGGCCGCGACATCCTCTCGCGCCTGATCTACGGTTCGCGCCTGACGCTGCAGGTGGTGGTGCTGGTCGCCGTCATCGCCGCCCCCATCGGCCTGCTGGTCGGCACGGTCGCCGGCTATGCCGGCGGCTGGGTCGACGCGGTGCTGATGCGCATCACCGACATCTTCCTCGCCTTCCCCAAGCTGGTGCTGGCGCTGGCCTTCGTCGCGGCCCTCGGACCCGGCATCGGCAACGCCATCATCGCCATCGCGCTGACGTCATGGCCGCCCTATGCGCGCATTGCACGTGCCGAAACGCTGACCGTGCGCAACTCCGACTACATCGCCGCCGTCAAGCTGATGGGCGCCTCGCCGATGCGCATCGTGCTGCGCCACATCATGCCGCTCTGCATCTCCTCGCTGATCGTGCGCGTCACGCTCGACATGGCGGGCATCATCCTAACTGCCGCCGGTCTCGGCTTCCTCGGCCTAGGCGCCCAGCCGCCGCTGCCCGAATGGGGTGCGATGATCGCGTCTGGTCGTCGCTTCATCCTCGACCAGTGGTGGGTTGCCGCCGCACCCGGTGCCGCCATCCTCATCGTCAGCCTCGGTTTCAACCTGCTCGGCGACGGCCTGCGCGACGCCCTCGATCCCCGGAGCAGCGGCCAATGA
- a CDS encoding invasion associated locus B family protein: MRGLIATFTGLALAVSAVPALAQSATKIGQHNAWGTYSYQAQNGKVCYVLTVPTDKQPPTLDHGDMFFFVSQRPGQKVSFEPQFIAGYNFQENSKVTVTIGDKSFSMFTKGKSAWVENAAEEPALIAAMKTGADMKVAAKSGRGNPTSYVFSLKGISAALTSITTCK; encoded by the coding sequence ATGCGCGGATTGATAGCTACATTTACGGGTCTGGCGCTTGCCGTTTCGGCAGTGCCCGCGCTGGCCCAGTCGGCGACCAAGATCGGACAGCACAATGCCTGGGGCACCTACAGCTACCAGGCGCAGAACGGCAAGGTCTGCTACGTGCTGACGGTGCCGACCGACAAGCAGCCGCCGACGCTCGACCATGGCGACATGTTCTTCTTCGTCAGCCAGCGCCCAGGCCAGAAAGTGTCGTTCGAACCGCAGTTCATTGCCGGCTACAATTTCCAGGAAAACTCCAAGGTCACCGTCACGATCGGCGACAAGTCGTTCTCCATGTTCACCAAGGGCAAGTCGGCCTGGGTCGAGAATGCCGCCGAAGAGCCTGCCCTGATCGCAGCGATGAAGACCGGCGCCGACATGAAGGTCGCCGCCAAGTCCGGCCGCGGCAACCCGACCAGCTACGTCTTTTCGCTCAAGGGCATTTCGGCGGCACTGACGTCGATCACCACCTGCAAGTAG
- a CDS encoding dipeptidase, translating into MQAVFDGHNDVLFRLWQNAAKGADPVSEFIEGTHQGHIDMPRAAKGGLAGGLCAIYITSASMPDEVRDENGHYAIPLCKPLERAPSLDIALDMASIAFRVERAGGWKICRNAKDIEAAEAEGKFAAVLHMEGCEPIDADLAALDVFYAAGLRSLGPVWSRNTVFGHGVPFAFPSSPDTGPGLTEAGKRLVKECNRIGIAIDLAHITEKGFWDVAKLSDKPLIVSHSNVHALTPISRNLTDKQFDAVKESKGVVGLNFAVTMLREDGAKSADTPLSDMIRHIDYMVERMGIDCVALGSDFDGATIPAEIGDAAGLQKLVAALSGAGYGDADLKKICRDNWLRVLRSAWHEAA; encoded by the coding sequence ATGCAGGCAGTTTTCGACGGTCACAACGACGTGCTTTTCCGGTTGTGGCAGAATGCCGCCAAGGGCGCCGATCCAGTGTCCGAGTTCATCGAGGGCACCCATCAGGGCCACATCGACATGCCGCGCGCCGCAAAAGGCGGCCTAGCTGGCGGTCTCTGCGCCATCTACATCACCTCCGCCAGCATGCCCGACGAAGTACGTGACGAGAACGGCCACTATGCCATTCCTCTATGCAAGCCGCTAGAGCGCGCGCCGTCGCTCGACATCGCGCTCGACATGGCCTCGATTGCTTTCCGCGTCGAGCGCGCCGGCGGCTGGAAGATCTGCCGCAACGCCAAAGACATCGAGGCGGCCGAAGCCGAAGGCAAGTTTGCCGCCGTGCTGCACATGGAAGGCTGCGAGCCGATCGACGCCGATCTCGCGGCACTCGACGTGTTCTACGCCGCCGGCCTGCGCTCACTCGGCCCGGTGTGGAGCCGCAACACCGTCTTCGGCCATGGCGTGCCCTTCGCCTTCCCATCGAGCCCCGACACCGGCCCCGGCCTAACCGAAGCCGGCAAGCGGCTGGTCAAGGAATGCAACCGCATCGGCATCGCCATCGACCTCGCACACATCACCGAAAAGGGTTTCTGGGATGTCGCCAAGCTCTCGGACAAGCCGCTGATCGTCAGCCACTCCAACGTGCATGCGCTGACGCCGATCAGCCGCAACCTGACCGACAAGCAGTTCGACGCGGTCAAGGAGAGCAAGGGCGTGGTGGGCCTGAACTTCGCCGTCACCATGCTGCGCGAGGATGGCGCCAAGAGCGCCGACACCCCGCTCTCCGACATGATCCGCCACATCGACTATATGGTCGAGCGCATGGGCATCGACTGCGTGGCGCTTGGCTCCGACTTCGACGGCGCCACCATTCCGGCCGAGATCGGCGACGCCGCCGGCCTGCAGAAGCTCGTTGCCGCCCTCTCTGGTGCAGGTTACGGTGACGCCGACCTTAAGAAAATCTGCCGCGACAACTGGCTGAGGGTTCTGCGCTCGGCCTGGCATGAAGCGGCGTAA